A genome region from Pygocentrus nattereri isolate fPygNat1 chromosome 10, fPygNat1.pri, whole genome shotgun sequence includes the following:
- the LOC108423490 gene encoding syndecan-1 isoform X1 — protein MRIESIVSLLVCLCLWIPAAQSQYSSSATPPEDEDASGDDLEISGSGSGDEGSVVPIDLMTTEVSTLAITNTTKTAWVTDAPVKVPEPTASQLSSTVIPLADVETAGPTTKAPLLHTTKIPETSPSPSSVESLTHMKDVSGAETPIVHHVNLEDNTTLPDEKLPVVPVTTEHSITTPPVDVEEETTVLVALDKEEDRATDPVVVVDQSTDAPDMESTILPLTTTSAKEVADPEASGETVESTTVQATIDGGLIEENVIPGVNREAYTQMPGSDDFHFENEIRPNSRANRPESEVSLGASSEDGSLLERTEVLAGVIAGGLVGLAFAIMLVALMVYRMKKKDEGSYSLDEHKHPNGGYQRPMAQEEFLA, from the exons ATGAGGATTGAGTCCATAGTCTCGCTCCTTGTGTGCCTCTGCTTGTGGATACCTGCTGCTCAGTCG CAGTACTCTTCCTCTGCTACTCCACCTGAGGATGAGGATGCATCAGGAGATGACTTGGAGATCTCTGGGTCAGGCTCAGGAGATGAAG GTTCTGTAGTTCCCATTGACTTGATGACTACTGAGGTGTCAACACTAGCAATCACCAATACGACAAAAACAGCCTGGGTCACAGATGCTCCGGTTAAAGTTCCAGAACCGACAGCCAGCCAGCTGTCCTCAACGGTCATCCCCCTAGCTGATGTAGAAACAGCAGGCCCCACCACCAAGGCTCCTCTGCTGCACACCACCAAAATACCAGAGACCTCACCGTCTCCATCCTCTGTCGAGTCACTTACCCATATGAAAGATGTATCTGGTGCTGAAACCCCAATAGTCCATCATGTAAACCTAGAAGATAATACCACCCTTCCAGATGAGAAGCTGCCTGTGGTGCCTGTAACTACAGAACATTCTATCACTACTCCCCCTGTTGACGTTGAAGAAGAAACTACAGTGCTTGTTGCGCTGGATAAGGAGGAAGATCGAGCGACAGATCCAGTCGTAGTCGTTGACCAATCAACTGATGCTCCAGACATGGAGAGCACAATATTGCCTCTTACCACAACGTCAGCTAAAGAGGTAGCAGATCCTGAAGCTTCAGGTGAAACTGTGGAGTCCACAACAGTTCAGGCCACCATTGATGGCGGCTTGATTGAGGAAAACGTGATTCCAGGTGTGAACCGTGAGGCTTACACACAAATGCCG GGCAGTGATGactttcattttgaaaatgagaTCAGACCTAATTCACGAGCAAATCGCCCTGAGTCTGAGGTTTCTCTGGGTGCCTCATCTGAAGATGGGAGTTTACTGGAGAGAACAGAGGTCCTGGCAG GTGTCATCGCAGGTGGCTTGGTTGGCCTGGCTTTTGCCATCATGCTCGTGGCTCTGATGGTCTACCGCATGAAGAAGAAAGATGAGGGCAGCTATTCGCTGGATGAGCACAAACACCCTAATGGAGGCTACCAGAGGCCAATGGCACAGGAGGAGTTCCTGGCATAA
- the LOC108423490 gene encoding syndecan-1 isoform X2, with amino-acid sequence MRIESIVSLLVCLCLWIPAAQSYSSSATPPEDEDASGDDLEISGSGSGDEGSVVPIDLMTTEVSTLAITNTTKTAWVTDAPVKVPEPTASQLSSTVIPLADVETAGPTTKAPLLHTTKIPETSPSPSSVESLTHMKDVSGAETPIVHHVNLEDNTTLPDEKLPVVPVTTEHSITTPPVDVEEETTVLVALDKEEDRATDPVVVVDQSTDAPDMESTILPLTTTSAKEVADPEASGETVESTTVQATIDGGLIEENVIPGVNREAYTQMPGSDDFHFENEIRPNSRANRPESEVSLGASSEDGSLLERTEVLAGVIAGGLVGLAFAIMLVALMVYRMKKKDEGSYSLDEHKHPNGGYQRPMAQEEFLA; translated from the exons ATGAGGATTGAGTCCATAGTCTCGCTCCTTGTGTGCCTCTGCTTGTGGATACCTGCTGCTCAGTCG TACTCTTCCTCTGCTACTCCACCTGAGGATGAGGATGCATCAGGAGATGACTTGGAGATCTCTGGGTCAGGCTCAGGAGATGAAG GTTCTGTAGTTCCCATTGACTTGATGACTACTGAGGTGTCAACACTAGCAATCACCAATACGACAAAAACAGCCTGGGTCACAGATGCTCCGGTTAAAGTTCCAGAACCGACAGCCAGCCAGCTGTCCTCAACGGTCATCCCCCTAGCTGATGTAGAAACAGCAGGCCCCACCACCAAGGCTCCTCTGCTGCACACCACCAAAATACCAGAGACCTCACCGTCTCCATCCTCTGTCGAGTCACTTACCCATATGAAAGATGTATCTGGTGCTGAAACCCCAATAGTCCATCATGTAAACCTAGAAGATAATACCACCCTTCCAGATGAGAAGCTGCCTGTGGTGCCTGTAACTACAGAACATTCTATCACTACTCCCCCTGTTGACGTTGAAGAAGAAACTACAGTGCTTGTTGCGCTGGATAAGGAGGAAGATCGAGCGACAGATCCAGTCGTAGTCGTTGACCAATCAACTGATGCTCCAGACATGGAGAGCACAATATTGCCTCTTACCACAACGTCAGCTAAAGAGGTAGCAGATCCTGAAGCTTCAGGTGAAACTGTGGAGTCCACAACAGTTCAGGCCACCATTGATGGCGGCTTGATTGAGGAAAACGTGATTCCAGGTGTGAACCGTGAGGCTTACACACAAATGCCG GGCAGTGATGactttcattttgaaaatgagaTCAGACCTAATTCACGAGCAAATCGCCCTGAGTCTGAGGTTTCTCTGGGTGCCTCATCTGAAGATGGGAGTTTACTGGAGAGAACAGAGGTCCTGGCAG GTGTCATCGCAGGTGGCTTGGTTGGCCTGGCTTTTGCCATCATGCTCGTGGCTCTGATGGTCTACCGCATGAAGAAGAAAGATGAGGGCAGCTATTCGCTGGATGAGCACAAACACCCTAATGGAGGCTACCAGAGGCCAATGGCACAGGAGGAGTTCCTGGCATAA